The following proteins come from a genomic window of Mariniflexile sp. TRM1-10:
- a CDS encoding cupin domain-containing protein, producing MDTKELEKLPNKDGEIEKGNSHIIVELIEYEHNAVVSKSIMKKTTGSINALSFASGEGLNEKVSPFDTYAQIIDGSAIIEIDGKASILKTGDGILIPAHKASHIKPNGRFKLILTVIKSGYEL from the coding sequence ATGGATACTAAAGAACTAGAAAAATTGCCAAACAAAGATGGAGAAATTGAAAAAGGCAATTCCCATATTATCGTTGAGTTAATAGAATATGAGCATAATGCTGTTGTTAGTAAGTCGATAATGAAAAAGACAACAGGGTCAATAAATGCGCTATCATTTGCAAGCGGTGAAGGACTTAATGAGAAGGTTTCTCCTTTCGACACATATGCACAAATTATTGATGGCAGCGCAATTATTGAAATTGACGGCAAGGCATCTATACTCAAAACAGGAGATGGTATACTTATACCTGCTCATAAAGCAAGTCATATTAAGCCTAATGGACGGTTTAAATTGATTTTAACAGTGATAAAAAGTGGATACGAATTGTGA
- a CDS encoding sugar kinase yields the protein MKQIITFGEVLMRLSPEGNKKFIQANLLEFYFGGTEVNVGISIANFGEKVKHISCVSNDFVGDTAISYIQKFGVSTSAIVRSDRPLGVYFLEVGAVMRPSSISYNRSHSSFSDIKPEMVDWEKILKKAKWIHWTGITPALSKGAYDTLKAGLLLAKQKGIAVSADPTYRKGLWKYGENAKDVLSDLLSYSTIFIGGINEINEVLDTNYEFSNDDFIEASKALIKKFPSIEKVFDKIRTPINASWHKIRARMWNGEEFRETSDFDITHIIDRIGTGDAFAAGLIYGLQEFDDYRSMEFASAACALKHTYEGDVNYATVPEVMGILNGNVSGRFNR from the coding sequence ATGAAACAAATTATAACGTTTGGAGAAGTTTTAATGCGCTTATCCCCAGAGGGAAACAAAAAATTCATACAAGCTAATTTATTGGAATTTTATTTTGGTGGCACCGAAGTGAATGTAGGGATTTCTATTGCTAATTTTGGTGAAAAAGTAAAACATATTAGTTGTGTTTCTAATGATTTTGTTGGCGATACAGCTATTTCATATATACAAAAATTTGGCGTAAGCACATCGGCAATTGTGCGTTCAGACAGACCTTTGGGCGTATATTTTCTAGAAGTCGGCGCTGTAATGCGACCTAGTTCTATTTCTTATAACCGCTCACACTCGTCTTTTTCTGATATTAAACCAGAAATGGTAGATTGGGAAAAGATTCTAAAAAAAGCAAAATGGATTCATTGGACAGGAATTACTCCTGCCTTAAGCAAAGGGGCTTACGACACGCTTAAAGCAGGACTTTTATTGGCTAAACAAAAAGGAATCGCTGTAAGTGCCGATCCAACCTACCGCAAAGGTTTGTGGAAATATGGAGAAAATGCCAAAGATGTTTTATCCGATTTACTTTCTTATTCCACCATTTTTATTGGTGGTATTAACGAAATAAATGAAGTTTTAGATACCAATTATGAATTTTCTAATGACGATTTTATTGAAGCCAGTAAAGCCCTAATAAAAAAATTCCCATCTATCGAAAAGGTTTTTGATAAAATAAGAACACCTATAAATGCTTCATGGCACAAAATAAGAGCTAGAATGTGGAATGGTGAAGAGTTTAGAGAAACCAGTGATTTTGATATCACTCATATCATAGACCGAATAGGAACTGGCGACGCTTTTGCCGCTGGATTAATATACGGACTACAGGAGTTTGACGATTATAGGTCTATGGAATTTGCTAGTGCAGCTTGCGCCTTAAAACACACCTACGAAGGCGATGTAAATTATGCTACTGTACCCGAAGTTATGGGAATTTTAAATGGCAATGTATCTGGTAGGTTTAATAGATGA
- a CDS encoding GMP reductase, with translation MRIEYDIKLGFKDVMIRPKRSTLKSRAEVSLEREFKFLHSPFSWTGIPIMAANMDTVGTFEMAKALSKKQLFTAIHKHYSTTDWNVFASNLPQGMENYIAVSTGVSQQDSEKLASIFKFNPYLKFICIDVANGYSEYFANFVKQTRDQYPDKIIIAGNVVTGEMVEELLLSGADIVKVGIGPGSVCTTRVKTGVGYPQLSAIIECADAAHGLGGQIISDGGCSIPGDIAKAFGAGADFVMLGGMLSGHTESGGEIIEKKGKPYRKFYGMSSSTAMEKHVGGVAEYRASEGKMVEVPFKGDVENTLQDILGGLRSTCTYVGAQRLKELTKRTTFIRVNEQENRVYED, from the coding sequence ATGCGCATAGAATATGATATTAAATTAGGCTTTAAAGATGTTATGATACGGCCAAAACGTTCTACACTTAAAAGTAGAGCCGAAGTTAGTTTAGAGCGTGAGTTTAAGTTTTTACACAGTCCGTTTTCTTGGACAGGAATCCCTATAATGGCAGCCAACATGGATACCGTTGGTACTTTTGAAATGGCTAAAGCACTATCAAAAAAACAATTATTCACTGCCATACATAAACATTATTCCACTACCGATTGGAATGTATTTGCATCAAATTTACCACAAGGCATGGAAAATTATATAGCCGTAAGTACCGGTGTAAGTCAGCAAGATTCTGAAAAATTAGCTTCCATATTTAAATTCAACCCATATTTAAAATTTATTTGTATAGATGTTGCCAATGGCTATTCTGAATATTTTGCCAATTTTGTAAAGCAAACCAGAGACCAATACCCCGATAAAATTATTATTGCAGGGAATGTTGTCACTGGCGAAATGGTTGAAGAATTATTGCTCTCTGGTGCCGATATTGTTAAAGTTGGCATTGGCCCTGGTTCTGTTTGTACAACACGTGTAAAAACTGGGGTTGGCTACCCACAACTTTCGGCAATTATAGAATGTGCCGATGCCGCTCATGGTTTGGGTGGACAAATAATTAGCGATGGTGGTTGTTCCATCCCTGGCGATATTGCCAAAGCTTTTGGTGCAGGTGCCGATTTTGTTATGCTGGGCGGCATGCTTTCTGGCCATACCGAAAGTGGTGGTGAAATTATTGAAAAAAAGGGTAAACCTTATAGGAAGTTTTATGGTATGAGCTCATCAACAGCCATGGAGAAGCATGTAGGAGGTGTTGCAGAATATAGAGCCAGCGAAGGAAAAATGGTTGAAGTGCCTTTTAAAGGAGATGTTGAAAATACTTTACAAGATATTTTAGGCGGACTTAGAAGCACGTGTACTTACGTAGGTGCACAACGCTTAAAAGAACTTACCAAACGCACTACTTTTATTCGCGTTAATGAACAAGAAAACAGAGTTTATGAAGATTAA
- a CDS encoding ATP-binding protein has protein sequence MRFPLQFLKTIKTKKILSTIIFVSIAVVILLAYFFLERKISSNMLILFLFGFLIAQIFVLQYFFKNQLRNEIRLANLNTRIKELKSSLEETNKLADFKSVYIANMSYEIRTPLSTVLGMLNMLKETHLDADQKAQVEIAEYSSKHLLQLVNMVTDNEDVDKGDVKLNLLALDLKTDLSHLFKVFEYQAWEKGLQFDYKFLVDEKRKFSLLGDSLRIQQVLINLINNAIKFTNSGKISIIVDQTVSIEDGQIVTFYIKDTGIGLRPEEVKQIFNDSKAFSISQGRDYRGGGIGLAISHQLVKLMGGELKLESKENEGTTFYFSLQLKKTLGIKKEEDIEEPILLEKFNVLVAEDNRMNQKVIKFLLEQQGADCTFVKNGLEAVELYKILNFDMIFMDIYMPDMDGYEATKAIKETEKYSQYNTPIIAVSASAFEADIVNAKLAGIDDFLAKPLEVSKLKELLIKYSKKNVS, from the coding sequence ATGAGATTTCCTTTACAGTTTCTAAAAACTATTAAAACAAAGAAAATATTATCTACAATTATTTTTGTTTCAATAGCAGTTGTTATATTATTAGCTTACTTTTTTCTTGAGCGGAAAATAAGTAGCAATATGCTGATTTTGTTTTTATTTGGATTTCTAATTGCTCAGATTTTTGTACTGCAATACTTTTTTAAAAATCAATTAAGGAATGAAATAAGGCTTGCAAATTTAAATACCAGAATAAAGGAATTAAAATCCAGTCTTGAAGAAACCAATAAGCTTGCTGATTTTAAATCTGTTTATATAGCTAATATGAGTTACGAAATCCGTACACCACTTAGTACGGTTTTGGGCATGCTTAATATGTTAAAAGAAACACACTTAGATGCCGACCAAAAAGCGCAAGTTGAAATTGCTGAATACTCTTCAAAGCATTTATTACAGCTTGTAAACATGGTTACAGATAATGAAGATGTAGATAAAGGTGATGTAAAACTCAATTTGTTGGCACTCGATTTAAAGACTGATTTATCACATCTTTTTAAAGTATTTGAATACCAAGCTTGGGAAAAAGGCTTACAGTTTGATTATAAATTTTTAGTGGACGAGAAGCGTAAATTTTCTCTTTTGGGTGATTCTTTACGCATACAACAAGTACTCATAAATTTAATTAATAATGCCATTAAGTTTACAAACTCAGGAAAAATATCAATTATTGTAGATCAAACTGTTAGTATAGAAGATGGTCAAATCGTCACGTTTTATATAAAAGACACGGGTATCGGACTACGTCCCGAAGAAGTAAAACAAATATTTAACGATTCTAAAGCATTTAGTATTTCACAAGGAAGAGATTATAGAGGCGGTGGTATTGGTCTTGCTATTTCACATCAACTTGTAAAATTAATGGGTGGGGAGTTGAAATTAGAAAGTAAAGAAAATGAAGGCACTACCTTTTATTTTAGTTTACAACTTAAAAAAACATTGGGAATAAAAAAAGAAGAAGACATTGAAGAACCTATTTTGTTAGAAAAGTTTAATGTTTTGGTTGCTGAAGATAATAGGATGAATCAAAAAGTAATTAAATTTTTATTGGAACAACAAGGTGCCGATTGCACGTTTGTAAAAAACGGTTTAGAGGCTGTTGAATTATATAAAATTTTAAATTTCGATATGATTTTTATGGATATTTATATGCCAGATATGGATGGTTATGAAGCTACCAAAGCCATAAAGGAAACAGAGAAGTATTCACAATATAACACACCAATTATAGCGGTATCCGCAAGTGCTTTTGAAGCGGATATAGTAAATGCAAAACTTGCAGGAATAGATGACTTTTTAGCAAAACCACTTGAGGTTTCAAAACTAAAAGAGCTATTAATAAAATACTCAAAAAAAAATGTTTCGTAA
- a CDS encoding RidA family protein, producing the protein MKEIITTPNAPAPIGPYNQAILSGNTLYTSGQIAINPETNELVLNDIETETKQVMHNLKAVLEAANMTFEHVVKSSIFISNMDDFTKINAVYGSFFDEANAPARETVQVARLPKNVNVEISVIAMK; encoded by the coding sequence ATGAAAGAAATTATTACGACACCAAATGCCCCTGCTCCTATTGGTCCTTATAATCAAGCTATTTTAAGCGGAAATACCTTATATACTTCTGGGCAAATTGCCATCAATCCTGAAACCAACGAACTTGTTTTAAATGATATTGAAACGGAAACAAAGCAAGTTATGCATAACTTAAAAGCTGTTTTAGAAGCCGCTAACATGACGTTTGAACATGTGGTAAAATCGTCAATCTTCATTAGCAACATGGATGACTTTACTAAAATAAATGCCGTATACGGAAGTTTTTTTGACGAAGCCAATGCACCAGCACGTGAAACCGTTCAAGTGGCGCGATTACCAAAAAATGTAAATGTTGAAATTAGTGTGATTGCCATGAAGTGA
- a CDS encoding putative LPS assembly protein LptD: MAFQKSSHTFTKIHLKALHTNNFKILFTLSFTVFINMLSFAQDIPKNGITIDRSVKDSIVVSTDSLPLPMVSEKAQDSTFKDSIKPKKELLEHIVKYHAVDYTKFNQKEHKLYLYNEATIDYGDMNIAAGSITIDYTKNTVYAKGITDSIGGYTQKPVFTQGSNVVEPDSIVFNTKTKKALIYNSKTEQGDGTIIASITKKENDSVYFLKNAKYTTAEDLEDPEYYIRLLKAKIVPGKKIVTGAAGLYIYDIPTPVWLPFSFFPQSEKQTSGIIIPSFGEQNNRGYFLQNGGYYLAISDYVDLALLGDYYTNGSYGFRTESTYAKRYKFRGNLGFRYENLINSERGFPDYSKSTIYNIRWSHSQDGKSNPNSRFSASVNLGSSTYYRSSVNQINTGAFLNNTLSSSVSYSKTFPGELQPNISLTATHSQNTNTQQINMTLPTFQGSLGRIYPFASKAGTKKGIIQNINLQYSVRGENRINTTDSLFFKKEMFDDAKAGFQHTIPLTTNFKLFKYFSISASSNFNEVWTFKTIEKSYDAVTRETIVEDVNGFDAFRTYNFSTSLGTTVYGMFNFEKEGEDTKIKAIRHIIRPSISYNINPAFDKYYETAEVVNADGLTQAQLDAIYNDTNLEYNRFEQGVFGGPGKNFSSSMGISVSNNLEAKVRDKDSTATEPKKIMLLNNLNFSTSYNFAGDSLQWSPVRMSGGTQLFNNKMSVNFGATLDPYALDNNNTRINKFNIDNGGSLFRLTTANLTTSWSLSSNKGGKKEENEKAIEENLRSGGRADDMFGIGEDFANQQIDDIKDDEEEEEKPSEYYNYKIPWNLRIAYALNYSNSRRENQISSHSLMFSGDIKLSDKWSIGASSGYDLKNAGFTYTQLRFERDLMSWRMNFSWVPFSSRKSWNFFIGIKSNFLKDLKYEKRNQPDIQL, from the coding sequence TTGGCTTTTCAAAAATCGAGCCATACTTTTACAAAAATACATTTAAAAGCGTTGCACACAAACAACTTTAAAATACTTTTCACATTAAGTTTTACAGTGTTTATTAACATGTTAAGCTTTGCACAAGACATCCCTAAAAACGGTATTACTATTGACAGAAGTGTTAAAGATAGTATTGTTGTTAGCACCGATAGTTTACCATTACCTATGGTTTCTGAAAAAGCACAGGATTCTACTTTTAAAGATTCCATTAAGCCTAAAAAAGAACTTTTAGAACATATAGTAAAATACCATGCCGTCGATTATACCAAGTTTAATCAGAAAGAACACAAGTTATATCTTTATAACGAGGCCACTATTGATTATGGCGACATGAATATTGCAGCAGGTAGTATTACTATAGATTATACAAAAAACACGGTATACGCCAAAGGTATTACCGATTCTATTGGCGGTTATACCCAAAAACCTGTTTTCACTCAGGGATCCAATGTTGTAGAGCCCGATTCCATTGTTTTTAATACAAAAACAAAGAAGGCACTTATTTACAATTCCAAAACCGAGCAAGGTGACGGTACCATCATTGCATCCATTACTAAAAAAGAAAATGATTCCGTTTACTTTTTGAAAAATGCAAAATATACCACTGCCGAAGATTTAGAAGACCCCGAGTATTATATTCGATTATTAAAAGCAAAAATTGTGCCTGGGAAAAAAATAGTAACAGGAGCTGCTGGTTTGTATATTTATGATATTCCTACGCCCGTTTGGTTGCCTTTTAGCTTCTTTCCGCAGTCTGAAAAACAGACATCCGGTATCATAATCCCTAGTTTTGGTGAGCAAAATAACCGGGGTTATTTTTTACAAAATGGCGGGTATTATTTAGCTATAAGTGATTATGTAGATTTAGCACTTTTGGGAGACTACTATACCAATGGAAGTTATGGGTTTCGTACAGAAAGTACCTATGCAAAACGCTATAAATTTAGAGGTAATTTAGGTTTTAGGTACGAAAACCTAATTAACAGTGAACGTGGTTTTCCCGATTATTCTAAGTCTACCATTTATAATATTCGTTGGTCTCACAGTCAAGATGGGAAATCCAATCCCAACTCACGTTTTTCGGCATCGGTAAACTTAGGTAGTAGTACGTATTACAGATCCTCTGTGAACCAAATTAATACTGGTGCTTTTTTAAATAACACCTTATCGTCTTCGGTGTCATATTCTAAAACATTTCCAGGTGAACTACAACCTAATATTAGTTTAACAGCTACACATTCTCAAAATACCAACACCCAACAAATTAATATGACGCTTCCAACTTTTCAAGGAAGTTTGGGAAGAATATATCCTTTTGCTTCAAAAGCAGGTACTAAAAAAGGGATTATCCAGAATATTAACTTGCAGTATAGCGTAAGAGGGGAAAATAGAATCAATACTACCGATTCCCTCTTCTTTAAAAAAGAAATGTTTGATGATGCAAAAGCAGGTTTTCAACACACCATTCCACTTACCACTAATTTTAAGTTATTCAAATATTTTAGCATAAGTGCCAGTAGCAATTTTAATGAAGTTTGGACCTTTAAAACCATAGAGAAAAGTTACGATGCTGTAACAAGAGAAACTATTGTTGAAGATGTAAATGGTTTTGATGCGTTTAGAACTTACAATTTTAGCACCAGTTTAGGAACCACTGTTTATGGGATGTTTAACTTTGAAAAAGAAGGTGAAGACACCAAAATAAAGGCTATTCGGCATATAATCCGTCCGTCTATAAGTTATAATATCAATCCCGCTTTTGATAAATATTATGAAACGGCAGAAGTAGTAAATGCCGATGGTTTAACCCAAGCTCAATTAGATGCTATTTACAATGACACAAATCTAGAATACAACCGTTTTGAGCAAGGTGTTTTTGGAGGTCCAGGAAAAAATTTCTCCAGTTCTATGGGGATTTCGGTTTCAAATAACCTTGAAGCAAAAGTGCGCGATAAAGATAGCACCGCAACCGAACCAAAAAAGATTATGTTATTAAATAACCTAAACTTTTCGACGTCATATAATTTTGCGGGTGATTCGTTACAATGGAGCCCTGTTAGAATGAGTGGAGGCACACAACTTTTCAACAACAAAATGAGTGTGAATTTTGGAGCCACTTTAGATCCTTATGCACTAGACAACAACAATACCAGAATTAACAAATTTAATATTGATAATGGTGGAAGCCTTTTTAGATTAACCACTGCCAATTTAACTACAAGTTGGTCTTTGTCCAGTAATAAAGGAGGTAAAAAAGAGGAAAACGAAAAAGCTATTGAAGAAAATCTACGAAGTGGTGGTCGTGCTGATGATATGTTTGGCATAGGGGAAGACTTTGCAAACCAACAAATTGACGATATAAAAGACGATGAAGAAGAAGAAGAAAAACCAAGTGAATATTACAACTACAAAATCCCTTGGAATTTACGAATCGCTTATGCTTTAAATTATTCCAATAGTAGGCGGGAAAATCAAATATCGTCTCATTCACTCATGTTTTCAGGTGATATTAAATTGTCAGACAAATGGTCTATTGGTGCTTCATCTGGTTATGATTTAAAAAACGCTGGTTTTACTTATACGCAATTACGTTTTGAACGCGATTTAATGAGTTGGCGTATGAATTTTAGCTGGGTACCCTTTAGTTCTAGAAAGTCATGGAATTTCTTTATTGGGATTAAATCGAACTTCTTAAAAGATTTAAAATACGAAAAACGAAATCAGCCCGATATACAGCTTTAG
- a CDS encoding N-acetylmuramoyl-L-alanine amidase family protein, whose product MKTNRVLLFVLFIAVLTFSSFIKIGKNEAVEKFVVVLDAGHGGHDPGNMGNGYKEKDIALKIVLDVGRQLEKYPNIKVVYTRDKDVFVDLFERGQIANKAKADLFVSVHCNSHKSQAHGTETFVLGTHRNQTNFEVAKKENSVIFLESDYKSKYGGFDPNSPESVMSILISQEEYLDQSIMLASLIQKQFTTKLKRSNRGVKQAGFIVLHQTVMPSVLIEVGFLTYKEEGAYLNSLNGQKDMANSITSAILEYKHSLDGNVGNFEFVDEASSPEIPTPETIEIPKITEVNTIDNSITFKVQIAATSRAIELQPYNFKGLKNITREKEGGLFKYFYGNTSNYDNAKALEEEAINKGYKSCFIVAFKDAKKISLSEALKTTAN is encoded by the coding sequence ATGAAAACGAACAGAGTATTACTTTTCGTATTATTTATAGCAGTATTAACATTTTCTTCATTTATTAAAATTGGAAAAAATGAAGCAGTAGAAAAATTTGTAGTGGTTTTAGATGCTGGACATGGAGGCCATGACCCTGGAAATATGGGAAATGGTTACAAAGAAAAAGATATTGCTTTAAAAATTGTTCTAGATGTTGGAAGGCAGTTGGAGAAATATCCAAACATTAAAGTGGTTTACACACGAGATAAAGATGTTTTTGTAGATTTATTTGAAAGAGGACAGATTGCAAATAAAGCTAAGGCCGATTTATTTGTATCAGTACACTGCAATTCACATAAATCCCAAGCGCATGGAACCGAGACATTTGTTTTAGGAACCCATAGAAATCAAACCAATTTTGAGGTAGCCAAAAAGGAAAACTCGGTAATTTTTCTTGAAAGTGATTATAAAAGTAAGTATGGTGGTTTCGATCCCAATTCGCCAGAATCTGTTATGAGCATATTGATAAGTCAAGAAGAATATCTGGACCAAAGTATTATGTTGGCAAGCTTAATTCAAAAGCAATTCACTACTAAATTAAAAAGAAGTAACAGAGGCGTTAAGCAGGCAGGTTTCATCGTTTTACACCAAACAGTGATGCCTAGTGTACTCATAGAGGTAGGTTTTTTGACGTACAAAGAAGAAGGTGCTTATTTAAATTCACTAAACGGACAAAAAGATATGGCTAATTCTATTACAAGTGCTATTTTAGAATATAAACACAGTTTAGATGGTAATGTTGGGAATTTTGAGTTTGTAGATGAAGCATCCTCACCAGAAATACCAACACCTGAAACAATAGAAATACCTAAAATTACAGAAGTAAACACCATTGATAATTCCATAACATTTAAAGTACAAATAGCGGCCACATCACGAGCCATTGAGCTCCAACCCTATAATTTTAAAGGCTTAAAAAATATTACGAGGGAAAAAGAAGGCGGTTTGTTTAAGTATTTTTATGGCAACACATCCAATTATGATAACGCTAAAGCCCTTGAAGAAGAAGCCATTAATAAAGGCTATAAATCCTGTTTTATAGTAGCGTTTAAAGATGCTAAAAAAATAAGCTTATCAGAAGCCTTAAAAACAACTGCTAATTAA
- a CDS encoding MlaD family protein, translated as MKISKEVKTGILVLSGIVLFIFGFNYLKGKNLFESTDVYYTEFDYNALNKSSPITVNGNVVGKIQEIVYDYDTGKTRVSFSVNAALKFSKNSVIKMYETGLMGGNALAILISTEGEQAEPGDVLPSEVEYGLVTTLSKNFSGLSDNLDATLKSTDTLMLSINRLINDNSDAGLKRTIEELNHTLKSFKNTSNSVNAVISNNDKNIAAILEKFKTISSDLAVLTADLKNANVGTTVENLNNTINKLHTILATIDKGEGSIGKLLKDESLYNNLEGATKEMEELLRDIKLHPKRYFRILSKKEIPYQEETK; from the coding sequence TTGAAAATATCAAAAGAAGTTAAAACAGGCATATTAGTATTATCGGGCATTGTCCTTTTTATTTTTGGATTCAATTACCTAAAAGGAAAAAACCTATTCGAATCAACCGATGTTTATTATACAGAATTTGATTATAATGCACTTAATAAATCGTCTCCTATTACAGTAAATGGTAACGTTGTTGGTAAAATCCAAGAAATAGTTTACGATTATGATACAGGGAAAACCAGAGTCTCTTTTTCGGTTAATGCAGCCTTAAAATTCTCTAAAAATTCTGTAATCAAAATGTACGAAACAGGATTAATGGGCGGAAATGCACTCGCTATACTAATAAGTACCGAAGGGGAACAAGCAGAACCCGGTGATGTTTTGCCATCTGAAGTTGAATATGGGCTTGTTACAACGCTTTCCAAAAACTTTTCTGGATTAAGTGATAATTTAGATGCTACTTTAAAATCTACCGATACACTTATGTTAAGTATCAATAGGTTGATTAACGATAATTCGGATGCCGGCTTAAAACGCACCATCGAAGAATTGAATCACACCTTAAAATCCTTTAAGAATACTTCAAACTCAGTGAATGCTGTTATCTCGAATAATGATAAAAACATTGCTGCGATTCTTGAAAAATTTAAAACAATTAGCAGTGATTTAGCCGTGCTTACTGCAGATTTGAAAAATGCCAATGTTGGTACTACTGTAGAGAATTTAAATAATACAATAAATAAGTTACATACCATTTTAGCAACAATTGATAAAGGGGAAGGTTCTATAGGTAAGTTACTAAAGGACGAAAGTTTGTATAACAATCTCGAAGGTGCTACTAAAGAAATGGAAGAATTACTTCGCGATATAAAACTACATCCTAAACGTTATTTTAGAATATTATCCAAAAAAGAAATTCCATATCAAGAAGAAACTAAATAA
- a CDS encoding (Fe-S)-binding protein, with product MEYLPNILFIILLGIGIGFFAKNVKKLIRNIKLGRNVDVSDNKSQRWKNMAMIALGQSKMVRRPIAGFLHIVVYLGFIIINIEVLEIIIDGIFGTHRIGLSILPKAVYGFLIGAFEVLAILVFVAVIIFWIRRNIIKLTRFWKSEMTSWPKNDANFILYFEMVLMMLFLVMNATDAHFQSLNAGNVISQYIAPWFSGLSESTLHIVERTAWWFHIIGILVFLNYLYFSKHLHILLAFPNTFYGRLAPQGQFDNLEAVTKEVKLMMDPNVDPFAAPAEGTASDVPAKFGASDVQDLNWVQLLSAYTCTECGRCTSECPANQTGKKLSPRKIMMDTRDRLEEVGKNIDTNKGAFKEDGKQLLDTYITREELWACTTCSACVEACPVSIDPLSIIIDMRRYLVMEQSAAPVELNNMMTNIENNGAPWPYNQMDRLNWENE from the coding sequence ATGGAATATTTACCAAACATACTTTTCATAATTTTACTTGGTATTGGTATTGGGTTCTTCGCTAAAAACGTAAAAAAACTCATCCGTAATATCAAATTAGGTCGAAATGTAGATGTTAGTGATAACAAATCACAACGTTGGAAAAACATGGCGATGATAGCTTTGGGGCAAAGTAAAATGGTACGCCGCCCAATTGCTGGTTTTTTGCATATCGTAGTATATCTAGGTTTCATTATTATAAATATTGAAGTTTTAGAAATCATTATCGATGGTATTTTTGGTACACACAGAATAGGTTTGTCAATACTACCCAAAGCTGTTTACGGATTTTTAATAGGTGCTTTTGAAGTTTTAGCTATTTTAGTATTTGTAGCGGTTATCATTTTTTGGATACGTAGAAACATTATTAAATTGACGCGTTTTTGGAAAAGTGAAATGACCAGTTGGCCTAAAAATGATGCTAATTTCATTTTATATTTTGAAATGGTATTAATGATGCTGTTTTTGGTAATGAATGCAACCGATGCACATTTTCAAAGCCTCAATGCAGGGAACGTCATCAGTCAATATATAGCGCCTTGGTTTAGTGGTTTATCAGAAAGCACACTCCATATTGTAGAAAGAACAGCTTGGTGGTTTCATATCATAGGTATTTTGGTGTTTTTAAATTATTTATATTTTTCTAAGCATCTTCACATTTTGTTGGCATTTCCAAATACCTTTTACGGAAGGTTAGCCCCACAAGGGCAATTTGATAATTTAGAGGCTGTTACCAAAGAAGTAAAATTGATGATGGATCCTAATGTCGATCCATTTGCAGCACCAGCCGAAGGAACAGCGAGTGATGTCCCTGCAAAGTTTGGAGCCAGTGACGTACAAGATTTAAATTGGGTACAACTACTGAGTGCTTATACTTGTACCGAATGCGGACGCTGCACCAGCGAATGTCCTGCAAACCAAACGGGTAAAAAACTGTCGCCACGAAAAATCATGATGGATACCCGAGATCGCCTAGAGGAAGTAGGCAAAAACATCGACACCAATAAGGGCGCGTTTAAGGAAGATGGTAAACAACTTCTCGATACTTATATAACCAGAGAAGAGTTATGGGCATGTACCACATGTAGCGCTTGTGTAGAAGCTTGTCCAGTAAGTATCGATCCGCTTTCAATTATAATAGACATGCGTCGTTATTTAGTGATGGAGCAAAGTGCTGCACCAGTCGAATTAAATAACATGATGACCAATATTGAGAATAACGGTGCACCTTGGCCATACAACCAAATGGATCGATTAAATTGGGAAAACGAATAA